CCTCGGCCACATCGCCGGACTCGTGGACGCCCGCCAGACGGCCGTCTGAACCCATGGAAGGAAGCACCGCAATGCAGATCGAGGAACAGCCCGGCGACGCCATCGGCGCCACGGTCGAGGGCTTCGACCACACCACCGCCTCGGACGCCGACATCGCGGCACTCAAGAACACCGTCTACACGAGGAAGATCGCCGTCCTCAAGGGCCAGGACCTCTCCCCGCGGGAGTTCCTCGCGCTCGGCAGGCGGCTGGGCCGACCCGAGACCTACTACGAGCCGATGTACAAGCACCCGGAGGTCCCGGAGATATTCGTCTCCTCCAACGTGCCGGAGAACGGCAGGCAGATCGGCGTACCGAAGACCGGCAAGTTCTGGCACGCCGACTACCAGTTCATGCCGGACCCCTTCGGCCTCACCCTGATCCACCCCCAGGTCGTGCCGGAGAAGAACCGCGGGACGTACTTCATCGACATGGGACGGGCCTACGAGAAGCTGCCCGAGGAGCTGAAGAAGGAGATCGCCGGAACGTACTGCACCCACTCGGTGCGCAAGTACTTCAAGATCCGGCCGCACGACGTCTACCGCCCCCTCTCCGAGATCATCGACGAGGTCGAGCGCAAGACCCCGGCCGTCGTCCAGCCGACCACCTTCACCCACCCCATGACCGGCGAGACGGTCCTCTACCTCAGTGAGGGCTTCACCGTCGGCATCGAGGACCGGGACGGCAACCCGCTCGACGAGGAGCTGCTCAAGCGGCTGTTCGAGGCGACCGGGCAGCTCGACGAGACCTTCGCGCACGACGGCATCCACCTCCAGGGCTTCGAGCGGGGCGACCTCCTGATCTGGGACAACCGCAGCCTCGTCCACCGCGCCCGGCACACGAGCACGCCGGAGCCCACCGTCTCCTACCGCGTCACCGTGCACGACGAACGCCGGCTGCACGACGGGATCAAGGCGGCATGACGGACGAAGCCCTGCTGGCGCACGTGCTGACGCCGTACAAGGACCGGTGCAGGTACCTGCGCTCGGCCGTCGTGACGGAAATCGACGGGCGCGCCTCGGCCCGCTGCGCATTCGAGATCCCCGAGTCGTGCTACATCGACGACACCGGCCATCTGAATTCCGTCGAGGTGAACATCTGCTACAACCAGATGATGTATTACCTCGTCGCCAAGTCCGTGCAGGAAGGACTGGGGACGGGATTCGAGTCCTGGACGCTGGACGACTTCTTCGAGCGCCAGCTCCCGGACATTCTCATCGCCCGGTTCGCCGCCAATTTCCGGCGCCCGATCGATTCCCGCGCGTTCTCGGGGGAGATGGAATTCCGTTCCGTCACCCGGCGCGTCCCGGCATCCGGTCGCCCGTTCCTCCACGCCGAGACCGCCTACCGCTACCGGGATGCCGGCTCGGGCCGGTGCGACGGCGTGGCGACCCTGGCGTTCGTCAACCTCCCCTGACCCGAGGCGAGAGAAGGATCCATGACCACGGACAGGCTCCACCACCCGGAGCTCCGGACACTCGTCCGGACCACGGGCTTCCACGCGCGGCACCGGCCCACCACCCCCGCGATCCTGTGCGAGGGGCGCACGCTGACGTACGGGCAACTGCACCGCGAGAGCAACCGCATCGCCCACGCCCTCCGCGCCGCCGGGCTCACCCCGGGCGACCGGGTCGCGTACCTCGGCAAGGAGTCCGAGCACTACTACGAGATCCTCTTCGGCTGTGCCAAGAGCGGCACGGTGCTCGTCCCCGTCAACTGGCGGCTCGCCGCCCCCGAGGTCAGCCACATCCTCCAGGACTCCGGCACCCGGCTCCTCTTCCTGGAGGACGAGTTCGCAACCGTCGTCGACAAGATGCCGACCGCGCCCCCCGAGACGGTCGTCGCGCTCGGCGAGCACTTCGCCGCCTGGAGGGCGCCCCACCCCGACACGGAACCACCGGACACCGCCACCCCGGACACCCCGGTGGCCCAGCTCTACACCAGCGGCACGACCGGCCTGCCCAAGGGCGTGGTCCTCGCCCACCGCAGCTTCTTCGCGATCCGTGACGCCCTGGCGAGCGAGGGGCTGGACTGGATCGACTGGCGCGCCGGGGACATCGCGCTGATCGGCATCCCCGGCTTTCACGTCGGCGGCCTGTGGTGGGCCGCGCAGAACCTCAACGCCGGAACCACGATCGTCGCGATGCGCGCCTTCGCCGCACGCCAGGCCGTCGACCTCATCCGCGACCTCGGCATCACCACGGCCTGCGTCGTCCCGGCCATGCTCCGCATGATGCTGACCGAACCCGGCATCCGCGCCGAGGACTTCACCACCCTGCGCAAGACGGTCTACGGCGGTTCCCCGATCTCCGAGGCCCTGCTGGAGGAGAGCCTCGCCGTCCTCGACTGCGAGTTCGCCCAGATCTACGGGCTCACCGAGACCGGCAACACCGCCGTCTGCCTGCCTCCGGCCGCCCATGTCCCGGGCGGCTCGCTCATGCAGGCGGCGGGCCGGCCGTACCCGGGCGTACGCGGCAAGGTGATCGACGGGGAGGGCCGGGAGCTTCCGCCGGGCGCGGTGGGGGAGGTCTGTCTGTCCACGCCCGCCCACATGGTCGAGTACTGGAGACTGCCCGAGAAGACCGCCGAGACCCTCGTCGACGGCTGGATCCACACCGGGGACGCCGGCTTCATCGACGAGGACGGCTACCTCTTCATCCGCGACCGGATCAAGGACGCGATCCTCGTCGCGGGCGAGAACGTCTATCCGGCCGAGATCGAGAACGCGCTGGAAGCCCATCCCGGTGTGGCCGAGGCCGTCGTCGTCGGCGCCCCCGACGAACGCTGGGGCGAGTATGTCCACGCCTTCGTCGTCCCGGCCCCCACCAAGCCGCCCAGCCCCCGGGACCTGCACACCTTCCTCGTCCCACGGCTCGCGAGCTTCAAGCTGCCCGCCCGCTACGAGTTCATCGACGTCGTACCGCGCAACCCCAGCGGAAAGATCCTGCGCCGCGAACTGCGCGACCGCTTCTGGCGCGACTCCGCACGCAAGGTCAACTAGCCCCTCACCGGGCCGGATCGAGAGAGAACGACATGCCTGCTCCCCTCACCCTGGACGGCTTCCGCGCGGACCTGGCGGAGTACCTGTACCAGCGGCCCGACGAAGTCGACCTCGACGAGCACCCCCTCCAGGCGGGCCTGGACTCCCTGCGCATCGTCACCCTCCTCGAACGGTGGCGGGAGACCGGCGTGGACGTCACCTTCGTCGACCTCGCCGAATGCACCTCGTTCGCCCAGTGGTGGCAGCTGCTCAACGCACGCCAGGGAGGAACGACGTGACCGTGCGCCGTCCGCTGCCGCCCGCTCAGGAAGGCGTGTGGACCGGACAGCGGCTCGACCCGGACAGCCCCGCGTACAACACGGCCGAGTACGTGCACATCCACGGCCCGGTGGACGCGGCCGTCTTCGACGAGGCCCTGCACCTCGTCGTCGCGGAGACGGAGGCCCTGCAC
The sequence above is a segment of the Streptomyces asoensis genome. Coding sequences within it:
- the scoE gene encoding (3R)-3-[(carboxymethyl)amino]fatty acid oxygenase/decarboxylase, yielding MQIEEQPGDAIGATVEGFDHTTASDADIAALKNTVYTRKIAVLKGQDLSPREFLALGRRLGRPETYYEPMYKHPEVPEIFVSSNVPENGRQIGVPKTGKFWHADYQFMPDPFGLTLIHPQVVPEKNRGTYFIDMGRAYEKLPEELKKEIAGTYCTHSVRKYFKIRPHDVYRPLSEIIDEVERKTPAVVQPTTFTHPMTGETVLYLSEGFTVGIEDRDGNPLDEELLKRLFEATGQLDETFAHDGIHLQGFERGDLLIWDNRSLVHRARHTSTPEPTVSYRVTVHDERRLHDGIKAA
- the scoD gene encoding (2E)-enoyl-ACP glycyltransferase, with the translated sequence MTDEALLAHVLTPYKDRCRYLRSAVVTEIDGRASARCAFEIPESCYIDDTGHLNSVEVNICYNQMMYYLVAKSVQEGLGTGFESWTLDDFFERQLPDILIARFAANFRRPIDSRAFSGEMEFRSVTRRVPASGRPFLHAETAYRYRDAGSGRCDGVATLAFVNLP
- a CDS encoding fatty acid--CoA ligase, with the protein product MTTDRLHHPELRTLVRTTGFHARHRPTTPAILCEGRTLTYGQLHRESNRIAHALRAAGLTPGDRVAYLGKESEHYYEILFGCAKSGTVLVPVNWRLAAPEVSHILQDSGTRLLFLEDEFATVVDKMPTAPPETVVALGEHFAAWRAPHPDTEPPDTATPDTPVAQLYTSGTTGLPKGVVLAHRSFFAIRDALASEGLDWIDWRAGDIALIGIPGFHVGGLWWAAQNLNAGTTIVAMRAFAARQAVDLIRDLGITTACVVPAMLRMMLTEPGIRAEDFTTLRKTVYGGSPISEALLEESLAVLDCEFAQIYGLTETGNTAVCLPPAAHVPGGSLMQAAGRPYPGVRGKVIDGEGRELPPGAVGEVCLSTPAHMVEYWRLPEKTAETLVDGWIHTGDAGFIDEDGYLFIRDRIKDAILVAGENVYPAEIENALEAHPGVAEAVVVGAPDERWGEYVHAFVVPAPTKPPSPRDLHTFLVPRLASFKLPARYEFIDVVPRNPSGKILRRELRDRFWRDSARKVN
- a CDS encoding phosphopantetheine-binding protein — encoded protein: MPAPLTLDGFRADLAEYLYQRPDEVDLDEHPLQAGLDSLRIVTLLERWRETGVDVTFVDLAECTSFAQWWQLLNARQGGTT